In Haliaeetus albicilla chromosome 12, bHalAlb1.1, whole genome shotgun sequence, a genomic segment contains:
- the SNRPA1 gene encoding U2 small nuclear ribonucleoprotein A', translating to MVKLTAELIEQAAQYTNAVRDRELDLRGYKIPVIENLGATLDQFDAIDFSDNEIRKLDGFPLLRRLKTLLMNNNRICRIGESLEQALPSLTELILTNNNIAELGELDPLSTIKSLTYLSILRNPVTNKKHYRLYVIHKVPQVRVLDFQKVKLKERQEAEKMFKGKRGAQLAKDIARRSKTFNPGAGLPTDKKKAGPSPGDVEAIKTAIANATTLAEVERLKGLLQAGQIPGRERKSGPSEDAEEEMEEDTVPNGS from the exons ATGGTGAAGCTGACGGCGGAGTTGATCGAGCAGGCGGCGCAGTACACCAACGCCGTCCGCGACCGCGAGCTCGACCTGCGCG GCTATAAGATCCCTGTTATTGAGAACTTGGGTGCCACTCTGGACCAATTTGATGCAATTGATTTCTCCGACAATGAGATCCGTAAACTGGATGGATTCCCTCTATTGAGAAGGCTGAAAACTCTTCTGATGAATAACAATAGGATTTG TCGGATTGGTGAAAGCCttgaacaggctctgcccagcctgACGGAGCTCATTCTTACCAACAACAACATTGCTGAATTG GGTGAACTGGATCCGTTATCAACTATTAAATCATTGACTTACCTGAG CATTTTAAGGAATCCTGTAACAAATAAGAAGCATTACAGATTGTATGTAATCCACAAAGTTCCCCAGGTCAGAGTGCTGGATTTTCAAAAAGTGAAACTCAAA GAGCgacaggaggcagagaaaatgtTCAAGGGCAAACGGGGTGCACAGCTTGCAAAGGATATTGCCAGGAGATCAAAAAC ctTCAATCCAGGTGCTGGTCTGCCAACTGACAAAAAGAAAGCTGGGCCCTCCCCAGGGGATGTTGAGGCAATTAAG ACTGCTATAGCAAATGCCACGACTTTGGCTGAAGTGGAGCGACTGAAAGGCTTACTACAGGCTGGTCAGATTCCTGGCAGAGAACGAAAATCAG GCCCCTCGGAGGACgctgaagaagaaatggaagaagacaCGGTTCCCAACGGATCTTAG